The Chitinimonas arctica region GCGGGCTATGCCGCCTATGCCGCCTATGCCGGCAGCAAAGCCCCGCTGGAAGACTTCAGCCGCGCCCTGGCCAAGGAGGTGGGTGCCCGCGGCATCACCGTCAATACGCTTTGTCCCGGTCCGATGGATACCGAGTTCTTCCACGCAGCCGAAACCCCGGAAGCCGTCGCCTATCTGAAGCGCGCCAGCATCAACGGCCAGCTGGGCCAGGTCGGCGATCTGCTGCCGGTGGTGAAGATGCTGGTTTCGCCGGAGAACAACTGGATCACGGCCCAGGCCATCTTCGCCAACGGCGGCTTTGTGGCCCGCTAGGGTTTTCAGGGCCCTCCCCGGCCGCAGCTACGCGTGGGCCGGCTATAATGCGGCCCTTCGTCCAATCGTCCGAGCCATGCCATGCTGACACACCCGCAAATCGACCCGGTGGCCATCCACCTGGGGCCGCTGTCCATCCGCTGGTATGGCTTGATGTATCTGGTGGGCTTCGTGCTGTTTCTCGCCCTGGGCCACTACCGCATCCGCCGCAACCCGGAAAAGGGATGGACCAGCCAGCAATTGGACGATCTGCTGTTCTACGGTGTGCTGGGGGTGATACTGGGCGGCCGGCTGGGCTATATCCTGTTCTACAAGCCGGCTTTCTACCTGAGCCACCCGCTGGATATATTCAAGATCTGGGAAGGCGGCATGGCCTTCCATGGCGGCTTTCTCGGCGTACTGGTGGCGATGTGGCTATTCGGCCGTAAAACCCGACGCAGCTTTTTCGAAGTAACCGACTTTATTGCGCCGCTGGTTCCGCTTGGCCTGGCCGCCGGTCGCCTGGGCAACTTCATCAATGGCGAACTATGGGGCCGGATCACCAGCGGCGATGCCTGGTGGGCCATGCGCTTTCCCTTGGTGGACCAGCAGCCGCGCCATGCTTCCCAGCTTTACCAGTTCGCCCTGGAAGGCTTGCTGCTGTTTATCGTACTGTGGGTGTTCTCCAGCAAGCCGCGCCGCACCGGCCAGGTTTCGGCGCTCTTCCTGCTCGGCTACGGCTTGGCCCGCTTTATCGCCGAATTCGCCCGTGAGCCGGACAACTTCCTGGGTATCCTGGCCCTCGGCTTTACCATGGGCCAGTGGCTCAGCCTGCCGATGATCGCGATCGGCGGCGTGTTGCTGTTCCGCAGCTATCGCAAGGTGTGATGGTTCAACGGGGCAGGTGCGTCGGGGCCAGCAGGCATAGTGCCACCAGGCTGGCCAGCACCTCGCCCTGGAAGAAATCGCGGCGGGCATCTTCGGCATCGATGATGCCCACTACCGTCCCGGCCTGGTCGAACAGCGGCAGGCAGGCTTCGCTCTGTACTTCCGCGTCGCAGGTGTAATACGCCCCGCCTTCCGCCACATAGCTATCGACATGGGCGATCAGTTTGCCGCGGCCGGACAAGCCGACCGTGCTGTTATTGGAGTGGCGGGCAAAATCGGCGGTGAGCGGGAATTCGGCGCGGCTGGGCTTGCCCCGATAGGCCAACTTGACCAAGGCCGGACCACTCGGCAGTTCACGCGTCTGGTAAACCCCCAGCCAACCGCAGGCGCTATCCGCCACCAGTCGATCGACCACCCCCTGCAGCCTCGCCAGGTTGGCGCTGGTCTCTTCCCGTACCCCTCCCAGCGTGGCCGCCAGGTCATAAGGCGCCTCGGCCAATTGGTCCGGCAGCGAGCATGCGCCGTTTTCACCCAGTTCAGGCACGCGATAGCGATATAGGGTGGTGGGATCGGCCGGTATGGAGACGGTAGCCGCAAGGGCTTCCAGTGCTTTCAAGCGCGTGGTCACCAGTTCGTGGTCGATGACGGCATCGAGTCCGGCAAGCGCGAGGTATTCGGCGGGTGTCATGGCTGGCTTCCTGTGTGGGAGCGCCATTCTATGTCAAACGATCTGGTCGTCGGCCAGCTGCTCAAATCTGATAATGATCCGCCGGTGTATTGGTGGCGCCACCCAGTTCATTGGCCGGCATGGGCTTACCCAGGTGAAAACCTTGCAGGGCATCGCAGCCCAGGTGGGCGAGGAACTCCCGCTGCGCCTGGGTTTCCACGCCTTCCGCCACGACGGTGAGCCCCAGGGCGCGTGCCAGGGCGATGATGGCGCCGACGATGGCGGCATCATCGGTATGGGGCGCCAGATCAGCGACGAAGCTGCGATCTATCTTCAGCTCCTTGGCCGGCAGGCGCTTCAGATACGCAAGGCTGGAATAACCCGTGCCGAAATCGTCGATGGACAAGGACACCCCCATATCGGCCAGTGCCTCTAATTGCCTGAGGCTGGCTTCGGCGTCGTCCATGGCGGTGGTTTCGGTGATTTCCAGCGTCAGACAGGTGGCCGGCACACCATGGCGCGCCAAGGTGTCGCGCACCATGTCCACCAACAGTGGATGGCGGAACTGCACCGGCGACAGATTGACCGCCACCTTCCAATCTACATAGCCGAGGTCCAGCCAGGCGCGCATCTGGGCGCAAGCAGCATTCAGGACCCAGGCACCGATCGGTACGATCAGGCCGTTCTTCTCGGCCAGGCCGATAAAGGCCATGGGTGCGACGGTGCCGCGGGTGGGGCTGTACCAGCGTATCAGGGCTTCCACACCCAGCATGCGGCCGCTGACGGCGTCGAATTTGGGCTGGTAATGCAGGCGGAATTCTTCGCGGGCGATTGCCTGGTGCAATTCGTTCTGCAGCAGCAATTGGTCGCGTACATTGTGATTCATGGAGCTTTCGAAAAAGCGGAAGCCATTGCGGCCGGACTGCTTGGCGGCATACATCGCGGCATCGGCATTGGTCAGCAGGGTACGGCCATCTTCGCCATCCAGGGGGTGCAGCGCCACCCCGATGCTGGCCGAAACCCGGATATCGTGCAGACCGATCCGGTAGGGCTGCCCCACTGCCATCACCAAACGCTCGCACAATTCGGCCACGCTGGCCGCCTCCTCCATGCCTTCGGCGACCACCACGAACTCGTCGCCGCCGATGCGCGCCAGGGTGTCCTGCGGGCGCAGGCTGTCGGCCAGCCGCATGGCGACTTCGATCAGCAGCAGATCGCCGATGTGGTGCCCGAGCGAATCATTGACCGCCTTGAAACCGTCGAGGTCGGCAAATAGCACGGCATAGTGGCTATCGCCGCGCTCCGCCTTCTTCTCCGCCTGGTTGAGCCGGTCTTCGAGCAGGATACGGTTGGGCAGCTTGGTCAGATTGTCGTGCAGGGCCAGCAGGGTCAGCTCGGCATTGGCCTTGGCCAGGGAATCGGCCAACAGGGCGGTGCGCGATGCCATGCTGGCATCCAGGACCGAAATACTCAGCGCGATGCCCAGGACCGCCGCGCTGGTGACCACCACCAGGACGGTCAGCAGATCGGGATTGAGGCCGCCGATGGCGGCCGTGCAAACGCTGCCCAAGGGGAAGTTGGCCGCGCCCATGCCGGTATAGTGCATACCGACAATGGCCAGCCCCATGATGCCGGCGGCGCCAGCCCGCCACAGCCGCACCCGGGGCGCCTCGAACTTGAGCCGGAACGCTATCCACAGGGCAGCGCCGGCGGCAGCGATGGCAATCGCCACCGATGCGGTGAACCAGGCCGGGTCCCAGCGAATCGCCGGCATCATCCGCATGGCCGCCATGCCGGTGTAGTGCATGCCGCAGATACCCAAACCCATCAGGATGGCGCCGCGCGTCAGGCGCAGGGTGGGCAATTCCGCGTGATTGATCTGTTCAAGCGCGAACCAGGAAACGGCGATGGCGATCAGCAGGGACAGCAGGGTCAGCGAAAAGTCATAACCCAGTGGAATGGGCAGGGTAAAGGCCAGCATGCCGACAAAATGCATGGACCAGATACCCACGCCCATGGCAAAGGCGCCGCCGGCCAGCCACCAGGATCTGGCGACACCGCGGCTGCAGGCCATTCTGGCAGCCATATCAAGCGCGGTGTAGGACGCCACGATGGCAACCAGCAACGAGATCAAAACCAGCAGAGGTTGGTACGAACCGGTCAGCATGCTTGTCATTCGCCCGAATGCTAGCTGCAAGCATAGAGGGGACAAGTTGGCTCTGCCAACGCGGCACGCGCCCGGCCGGCAATATATTTTATTTGAATCGCTATCGCCGATCCATGCAGGACGGCTATTTGACCAGTGGCGCGACGACCGGCCAGACATTCGCCAGCAGACGCGGCTGCGCTGCGGCGATAGGATGCAATTGGTCGGATTGGAACATATTCGGCTGATCGGCGATGCCGTCGAACAGGAAGGGCGGCTCGGCCAGCTTGTATTGCTTGGCCAGCTCGCCGTACATGGCATCGAACTTGGCGGTGTAGGGCCCGCCGAAGTTCGGCGGCAGGCGGATGGCGATCAGCGCGACTTTTGCCCCGGCACGACGGGATTGTTCGATGATGGCGGCCAGGTTCTGCCGGGCAGTCTCGACCGGCAGGCCGCGCAGCCCGTCGTTGGCGCCCAGCTCCACCAGCACCACGGCCGGCTTATGCCGTTGCAGGGCCGCCGGCAAGCGGGTCAGGCCGCCTGCGGTGGTTTCGCCCGACTGGCTGGCATTGATTACTCGCCAGCCCGCCCCAAGCTTCTGCTGTAGCAGGCTGGGCCAGGCTTGTTCCATTCGCAGGCCGTAGCCGGCCGAGAGGCTGTCACCGAATACCATGATGGTCTTGGCATCAGCCGCCGCGGCGGATCCAAGCAAACCGAAAAACATACTCAAGAACAGAACAATGCGCGCCACGCCGGATTTCCTTAAAGATGTCGCCAAGACGGAAGACAAGCCCATTCTCGTGGTCGAAGGGCTTGGCAAGCAAGTCGGATTCGACCATGAGCTATTGACCATCCTGGATCAGGTGAGTTTCCAGCTGTCGGCCGGGCACACCTTGGCCATCGTGGGCGCATCGGGTTCCGGCAAATCCACCTTGCTGGGCCTGCTGGCCGGGCTCGACTCGCCCTCGCATGGCAAGGTCACCCTGGCTGGCCAGGATCTGGCCGGACTGGACGAAGATGGCCGAGCACGCCTGCGGGCGGAGCAGGTCGGGTTCGTGTTCCAGTCCTTTCAACTGCTACCGGCATTGAGCGCCCTCGACAATGTCGCCCTGCCGCTGGAACTGAGCGGCAGGCGCGATGCAAGACGCGAGGCGCAGGCGCTGCTGGAGCGGGTGGGCCTGGGCAACCGGGTACAACACCGTCCGAAGGAGCTGTCCGGCGGCGAGCAGCAGCGCGTGGCCCTGGCCCGCGCCTTTGTTACCCGGCCCAAGCTGCTGTTCGCCGACGAGCCTACCGGCAATCTCGATACCCAGACCGGCGAGCGCATCATCGATCTGCTGTTCACCCTCAATGCCGAGGCAGGCACCACCCTGGTCCTGGTGACCCATGACGAGCGCCTGGCGGCGCGATGTGGCGCGCGCTTGCGCCTGGCCGCCGGCAAGGTGCTGGCGCGGGAGGGGGTATGAAGGGCTGGTCCTTGGCCTGGCGCTGGCTCAAGCGCGACCTGGCGGGAGGCGAGCTGACCGTGATGGCGATCGCCCTGGTCGTGGCCATCGCCGCCATGAGCAGCGTCGGCTTTCTTACCGACAGGGTGAAGCAGGTCCTGCAAAGCCAGGCCGACCAGTTGCTGGCAGCCGATCTGGTCATCAACTCCAGCCAGGCGATACCGGACGAGTTCATCCGGGAAGCGGACCGGCGCGGCCTGCGCCGTGGGGCCACGACCATCTTCCCCAGCATGGCGCAGACCGAAAGCCGCGCGCAGATGATCACCGCCAAGGCGGTCTCCGACAGCTACCCGCTGCGCGGCCAGGTCAAGTTGCGGCAAGGTGCGGTGGAAATACCGGCCAGTCACATCCCCCGGCCGGGCACCGCCTGGGCCGATCAAAGGTTGTACGACACGCTGGGCCTGCAAGCCGGCGCGACGCTGCAACTGGGTGAAAGAAAGCTGGTTCTGGCCGGTGTGCTGGCGCGCGAACCGGACGGCGCCATGGATCTGTACAACTTTGTCCCCAGACTGATGTTCAACGAAGCAGATCTACCGGCCACCCAGCTGATCCGGCCCGGCAGCCGGATACGCTACCGCCTGTTGCTGGCGGGCGCGCCGGCCGAGATCGCCGCCATGCGCGACTGGTTGAAACCACGCCTGAAATTGGGCCAGCGGCTGGAAAGCGTGCAAGAGGCCAGGCCCGAGATCAAGGCGTCGTTGGACCGGGCCGAGCGCTTCCTGCGGCTATCGGCCCTGATCAGCGTCTTCCTGGCGGCGGCTGCCATCGCCCTGGCGGCGCGGCGCTATGTCGAGCGCCACCTCGATGCGGTCGCCTTGCTGCGCACCCTGGGCCAGACCCAGCGCGATATCGTCGCCTTGTTCCTGCGCCAGTACGCCCTATTGGCGCTGGTCTCGATCAGCATCGGGGTAGCCGCCGGCTGGCTGGCCCAATTCGCCCTGGCCCATCTGCTGGCCGGCTTCTTCGACAGCGCCTTGCCGCCCGCCGGTCCCCTGCCGGCCCTGGCGGGCGCCGGCGTGGGCATCACGCTGCTGTTCGGCTTCTGCCTGCCGCCGCTGCTGCGCTTGCGTGGCATCTCGCCCCTGCGGGTGATCCGGCGTGATGCAACCCCGCCCGGCAATGCGCCGCTGGCAACCCTGCTCGGCGTCGCCACGCTCGCCGGGCTGATCAGTTGGCAAGCCGGCGAAACCACCCTCGCGCTACTGGCGCTGGGCGGTCTGGCCGGCACGGTCGGCCTGGCCGCGCTGGCGGCCTGGTGCCTGGTATGGATCACGCCGCGACTGCCGCTGCCCGCCAGTGTCGGCTGGCGTTTCGGCCTGGCCAACGTGGCGAGGCGGCGGGGTTTGAGCGTGGCCCAAATCGTGGCCCTGTCGCTGGGACTGATGGCCATGATGCTGTTGACCGTGGTGCGCAACGATTTGCTGGCCGCCTGGAATAGCTCGCTCCCGGCCGATGCGCCAAACCGCTTTATCATCAATATCCAGCCGGAGCAGCGCGCCGCCCTGGCCGCAGGATTCCAGGCGGACGGCCTGCCCGCGCACAGTTTCGCACCCATGATACGGGCCAGGCTCACCGCCATCGCCGGCAAGCCGCTCGATCCGTCGAAGTACCGCGACGAGCAGGCCAAGCGCTTGGCGGAACGGGAGTTCAACCTGTCCTGGGGAGAAAGCCTCCGCAGCGACAACCGTATGGTGGCAGGCACCGCATTGCGCGACGACCAGCCCGGCTGGTCGGTGGAAGAAGGACTGGCGAAATCGCTGGGCATCAAATTGGGCGATCAGCTCAGCTTCGATATCGCCGGCACCGGCTATACCGCGCCGGTCCGCAATTTGCGCAAGGTCGGCTGGGACTCGTTCCGGGTCAATTTCTTCGTGGTCGGCAGCAGCTCGCTGTTACGTGATCAGCCGGCCAGCTATGTCACCAGCTTCTACCTGCCGGAAAACCGGGCCCAGTTCGCCACCGGCCTATCGCGGCAGTTTCCCAACCTGACCGTGGTCGATGTCTCGGTCATCCTGGCGGAAGTCCGCAGCGTGCTGGATCGGGTGTTGGCAGCCGTCGAGGTGGTGTTCGTCTTCAGCCTGGCGGCGGGGGTGGCGGTGCTGTACGCGGCCACCTTGGCTACCCACGACGAGCGCAAGCAGGAAGTCGCCATCTTGCGCACGCTGGGCGCATCGCGCCGCATGATAGGGCAAGCGGTCAGTGCCGAGCTGCTGCTGGTCGGCGGACTGGCGGGATTGCTGGCGGCGGCCGCGGCACTGGCGATGGGCGCCCTGGCGGCCACGCAGCTGTTCTCGCTACCGGCCACCATTAGCTGGTGGTTGTTGCCCGGCGGTTTGGTCATGGGTGCTTTGGCCGCTCGCTTCGCTGCGGCGCCCTTGCTCAACCGGGTGCTGCGTACGCCACCTTTGCGGGCATTGCGCTGATCCCACCGCGTGCAGGAAAGAAACAGCCGGCAAGTTTGCCGGCTGTTTCTCGTTCCAACTAAGTACCCAGGTGCTTTTTGAAGAACTTCTCCATCGCCTCATACGCTTCAAAACGATTTTCCTGGTTGCGGAAGCCGTGGCCCTCGTTTTCCTTGACGATGTATTCCACGTCCACGCCACGTTGCTTGAGTGCAGCCACGATCTGATCGGATTCGGCGATATTCACGCGCGGATCCTTGGCGCCCTGCAAGACCAATAGAGGCGCTTTGATCTTGTCCACATGGAAGACCGGCGAAGCCGCTTCCATCTGTGCCTTGTCCTTTTCCGGGTCGCCCACCATTTCGTGCACCTGCTCGAGGTAGTGTTTCCAGTATGGCGGAATGGTCTTCATGAAGGTAAACAGGTTGCTGACGCCGACATTGTCCACCGCGCATGCGTACAGGTCCGGGGTAAAGGCCACGCCGGCCAAAGTGGCATAGCCGCCGTAGCTGCTGCCGTAGATGCAGATCCGTTTCGGATCGGCGGTACCTTGCTTGACGAGGTAATCGACGCCATCGCTAACATCGTCCTGCATGGCCTTGCCCCACTGCTTGAACGATGCCTGCCAGAAAGCCTTGCCGTAGCCGGTGGAGCCACGGAAGTTCATCTGCAATACCGCATAGCCGCGATTGGCCAGGAATTGCACTTCCGGATTGAAGCCCCAGCTATCGCGGGCCCACGGTCCGCCATGGGGATTGACGATAACGGGCAGGTTCTTGCTCTCGCGGCCGGACGGTACGGTCAAATAGCCATGGATGGTGAGGCCGTCGCGGCTCTTGTATTCAATAGGCTGCACCTTGGCCATCTGCGCTTCGGGCAGCCAGGGTGTCACCTCCGCCAGCTTTTCCAGGCGGCCGGTCTTGCTCTCGTAGAAGTAACGCGCGCCGCGGGTGCGGTCATTCCAGGTGGAAACGATCCAGTTCTGCTCACTCTTGTCGCTTTCCAGGCGGATCTCATAGCCGGGCAGTTTGGCCTGCAGCTTTTCCACCATGGCCTTGGTCTGCGCATCGAAGAAGTGCGTCTGCTCCTTCCAGGTTTCGAAGGTCGAGCTGGTCAACACCTTGCGCTTTTCCGAGTAGGCCAGCTTATCCACATCCACGTCGTCCCGTTGGAACACCACCTTCACTTCCTTACCGGTGCGTGGGTCCAGTTCGACGATGGCCTGCTTGTCGCGATTGAGATTCGACGCAACGTAGAGACGTTTATTGTCGAAGGTGAACAGCAGGGGTTCCAGCTGCTCCTTGAAACTGGTGGTCAGCACCACCTTGAAGGGCGATTTTTCGTCGGTGCGATACAGCAGCGAGCTGTTCACGCCATCGGTACTGACCGCCGCCCGGATGCGCCCCAGGTGATCGGTGGTCCATTGGGTGATATTGCCGGGGTTTTCCGCCACCATTTTCAATTTGCCGGTCTTGATATTCAGCCGATAGGCATCGAAGACCTCCGGATTGCGCTTGTTCAGGCCAATCAAGACATCGGTCGGATGGTCGTCCAGCTCATCGATGATTTCGGCCCGTACCTTGCCGAACGGCGTCATGTCGCGGGTCGTCTTGCCCTCGCGGTCCACCACATAGAGGTGGAAATTCTCGTCGCCGCCGTTGTCCTTCACGTACAGCAGATGATCGTTGCCCTTCCAGCCGTAATTGCGGATATCGCGATCCGTCACCGATGTCACCCGCTTCGCCTCGCCACCTGGCTTCATCACATGCACATTGAGGCGGTTCTCGAACGGCTGGGTAAACGAAATGAACTTGCCGTTGGGCGAAATCCTGAAATTGGTCTTTTCCGGATTCTTGAAGAAATCCTGCAGCGGGATGTGCGGCGATTCGGCGGCATAGGCCGGCATCAGGGCAAATGCACCGGCTACGGCGGCGGCGAGCATGCTTTTCATGGGTTCTCCAGAGTGGGCACCATCTTGGCGGTGATGCCCCACTATAAACATACCAATTGGTATGTTCAAATTACCAAAGACCTGCTGTGGTGCCGATGCTGCTAAGTACGCAGGGTCGCCACGACCGGCGCATGGTCGCTGGGCCGCTCGTGGCGGCGTGGTTCGAGATCGATCTCGCAGGCGCTGCAGATCGCCGCAAGGGGTGCCGACAGCAGGACATGGTCGATGCGCAGACCGGCATTGCGCCGGAAGCCCGCCGCACGGTAATCCCACCAGCTGAACAGCTTTTCCGGCTGTTCGAACAGACGGAAACTATCCACCAGCCCCAAGCCAAGCAGTTGCTGGAAGCGCTCGCGCTCCGGTGGGCTGACCAACACATCGCCGGCCCATTTGGCCGGATCGTGGACATCCCGGTCATCCGGCGCGATGTTGTAGTCGCCGACCAGGGCCAGGCGAGGATGGCGGGCCA contains the following coding sequences:
- a CDS encoding putative bifunctional diguanylate cyclase/phosphodiesterase encodes the protein MLTGSYQPLLVLISLLVAIVASYTALDMAARMACSRGVARSWWLAGGAFAMGVGIWSMHFVGMLAFTLPIPLGYDFSLTLLSLLIAIAVSWFALEQINHAELPTLRLTRGAILMGLGICGMHYTGMAAMRMMPAIRWDPAWFTASVAIAIAAAGAALWIAFRLKFEAPRVRLWRAGAAGIMGLAIVGMHYTGMGAANFPLGSVCTAAIGGLNPDLLTVLVVVTSAAVLGIALSISVLDASMASRTALLADSLAKANAELTLLALHDNLTKLPNRILLEDRLNQAEKKAERGDSHYAVLFADLDGFKAVNDSLGHHIGDLLLIEVAMRLADSLRPQDTLARIGGDEFVVVAEGMEEAASVAELCERLVMAVGQPYRIGLHDIRVSASIGVALHPLDGEDGRTLLTNADAAMYAAKQSGRNGFRFFESSMNHNVRDQLLLQNELHQAIAREEFRLHYQPKFDAVSGRMLGVEALIRWYSPTRGTVAPMAFIGLAEKNGLIVPIGAWVLNAACAQMRAWLDLGYVDWKVAVNLSPVQFRHPLLVDMVRDTLARHGVPATCLTLEITETTAMDDAEASLRQLEALADMGVSLSIDDFGTGYSSLAYLKRLPAKELKIDRSFVADLAPHTDDAAIVGAIIALARALGLTVVAEGVETQAQREFLAHLGCDALQGFHLGKPMPANELGGATNTPADHYQI
- a CDS encoding ABC transporter permease, with translation MKGWSLAWRWLKRDLAGGELTVMAIALVVAIAAMSSVGFLTDRVKQVLQSQADQLLAADLVINSSQAIPDEFIREADRRGLRRGATTIFPSMAQTESRAQMITAKAVSDSYPLRGQVKLRQGAVEIPASHIPRPGTAWADQRLYDTLGLQAGATLQLGERKLVLAGVLAREPDGAMDLYNFVPRLMFNEADLPATQLIRPGSRIRYRLLLAGAPAEIAAMRDWLKPRLKLGQRLESVQEARPEIKASLDRAERFLRLSALISVFLAAAAIALAARRYVERHLDAVALLRTLGQTQRDIVALFLRQYALLALVSISIGVAAGWLAQFALAHLLAGFFDSALPPAGPLPALAGAGVGITLLFGFCLPPLLRLRGISPLRVIRRDATPPGNAPLATLLGVATLAGLISWQAGETTLALLALGGLAGTVGLAALAAWCLVWITPRLPLPASVGWRFGLANVARRRGLSVAQIVALSLGLMAMMLLTVVRNDLLAAWNSSLPADAPNRFIINIQPEQRAALAAGFQADGLPAHSFAPMIRARLTAIAGKPLDPSKYRDEQAKRLAEREFNLSWGESLRSDNRMVAGTALRDDQPGWSVEEGLAKSLGIKLGDQLSFDIAGTGYTAPVRNLRKVGWDSFRVNFFVVGSSSLLRDQPASYVTSFYLPENRAQFATGLSRQFPNLTVVDVSVILAEVRSVLDRVLAAVEVVFVFSLAAGVAVLYAATLATHDERKQEVAILRTLGASRRMIGQAVSAELLLVGGLAGLLAAAAALAMGALAATQLFSLPATISWWLLPGGLVMGALAARFAAAPLLNRVLRTPPLRALR
- the lgt gene encoding prolipoprotein diacylglyceryl transferase, with amino-acid sequence MLTHPQIDPVAIHLGPLSIRWYGLMYLVGFVLFLALGHYRIRRNPEKGWTSQQLDDLLFYGVLGVILGGRLGYILFYKPAFYLSHPLDIFKIWEGGMAFHGGFLGVLVAMWLFGRKTRRSFFEVTDFIAPLVPLGLAAGRLGNFINGELWGRITSGDAWWAMRFPLVDQQPRHASQLYQFALEGLLLFIVLWVFSSKPRRTGQVSALFLLGYGLARFIAEFAREPDNFLGILALGFTMGQWLSLPMIAIGGVLLFRSYRKV
- a CDS encoding GAF domain-containing protein, which produces MTPAEYLALAGLDAVIDHELVTTRLKALEALAATVSIPADPTTLYRYRVPELGENGACSLPDQLAEAPYDLAATLGGVREETSANLARLQGVVDRLVADSACGWLGVYQTRELPSGPALVKLAYRGKPSRAEFPLTADFARHSNNSTVGLSGRGKLIAHVDSYVAEGGAYYTCDAEVQSEACLPLFDQAGTVVGIIDAEDARRDFFQGEVLASLVALCLLAPTHLPR
- a CDS encoding ABC transporter ATP-binding protein; this translates as MRATPDFLKDVAKTEDKPILVVEGLGKQVGFDHELLTILDQVSFQLSAGHTLAIVGASGSGKSTLLGLLAGLDSPSHGKVTLAGQDLAGLDEDGRARLRAEQVGFVFQSFQLLPALSALDNVALPLELSGRRDARREAQALLERVGLGNRVQHRPKELSGGEQQRVALARAFVTRPKLLFADEPTGNLDTQTGERIIDLLFTLNAEAGTTLVLVTHDERLAARCGARLRLAAGKVLAREGV
- a CDS encoding S9 family peptidase, whose translation is MKSMLAAAVAGAFALMPAYAAESPHIPLQDFFKNPEKTNFRISPNGKFISFTQPFENRLNVHVMKPGGEAKRVTSVTDRDIRNYGWKGNDHLLYVKDNGGDENFHLYVVDREGKTTRDMTPFGKVRAEIIDELDDHPTDVLIGLNKRNPEVFDAYRLNIKTGKLKMVAENPGNITQWTTDHLGRIRAAVSTDGVNSSLLYRTDEKSPFKVVLTTSFKEQLEPLLFTFDNKRLYVASNLNRDKQAIVELDPRTGKEVKVVFQRDDVDVDKLAYSEKRKVLTSSTFETWKEQTHFFDAQTKAMVEKLQAKLPGYEIRLESDKSEQNWIVSTWNDRTRGARYFYESKTGRLEKLAEVTPWLPEAQMAKVQPIEYKSRDGLTIHGYLTVPSGRESKNLPVIVNPHGGPWARDSWGFNPEVQFLANRGYAVLQMNFRGSTGYGKAFWQASFKQWGKAMQDDVSDGVDYLVKQGTADPKRICIYGSSYGGYATLAGVAFTPDLYACAVDNVGVSNLFTFMKTIPPYWKHYLEQVHEMVGDPEKDKAQMEAASPVFHVDKIKAPLLVLQGAKDPRVNIAESDQIVAALKQRGVDVEYIVKENEGHGFRNQENRFEAYEAMEKFFKKHLGT
- a CDS encoding arylesterase yields the protein MARIVLFLSMFFGLLGSAAAADAKTIMVFGDSLSAGYGLRMEQAWPSLLQQKLGAGWRVINASQSGETTAGGLTRLPAALQRHKPAVVLVELGANDGLRGLPVETARQNLAAIIEQSRRAGAKVALIAIRLPPNFGGPYTAKFDAMYGELAKQYKLAEPPFLFDGIADQPNMFQSDQLHPIAAAQPRLLANVWPVVAPLVK